A single genomic interval of Megalobrama amblycephala isolate DHTTF-2021 linkage group LG17, ASM1881202v1, whole genome shotgun sequence harbors:
- the bmi1b gene encoding polycomb complex protein BMI-1-B, which yields MTMHRTTRIKITELNPHLMCVLCGGYFIDATTIVECLHSFCKMCIVRYLETSKYCPICDVQVHKTKPLLNIRSDKTLQDIVYKLVPGLFKNEMKRRRDFYAEHPSVDATNGSNEDRGEVADEDKRIIADDEIISLSIEFFDHNKFDSKDGEEKDTTKEVNVKRYLQCPAAMTVMHLRKFLRSKMDIPCTFQIEVMYEDEPLKDYYTLMDIAYIYTWRRNGPLPLKYRVRPGCKKMKLSSPRDEMTGGRRPDTESDSSSDKPNSPTAAAAAPSTSSSLPSPSTPVQSPHPNFPHISTVNGVSAKVGHNGQTPFSSKVCKTSHNGSNSLG from the exons ATGACAATGCACCGAACAACAAGAATCAAGATAACGGAGCTCAATCCTCATTTGATGTGCGTTTTATGTGGAGGATACTTCATTGACGCGACCACCATTGTCGAGTGCTTGCATTCAT TTTGCAAAATGTGCATTGTGAGGTATCTGGAGACCAGCAAATACTGTCCTATTTGTGATGTCCAAGTTCATAAAACAAAACCCCTCCTCAACATCAG GTCAGATAAGACTCTTCaggacattgtttacaagctggtGCCTGGTCTGTTCAAAA ATGAGATGAAACGAAGGAGGGATTTTTATGCGGAGCATCCATCAGTTGATG CTACTAATGGGTCTAATGAAGACAGAGGAGAAGTGGCAGATGAAGACAAGAGAATCATTGCTGATGATGAGATCATCAGTCTGTCCATTGAGTTTTTTGATCACAACAA GTTCGATAGTAAAGATGGAGAAGAAAAGGATACCACAAAAGAG GTGAATGTAAAGCGGTACTTACAATGCCCTGCAGCTATGACAGTAATGCATCTCAGAAAATTTCTCAGAAGTAAAATGGATATTCCATGTACCTTTCAG attgAAGTTATGTATGAAGATGAGCCATTGAAAGATTATTATACTCTTATGGATATTGCTTATATCTACACATGGAGAAGG AACGGGCCCTTGCCATTAAAGTACAGAGTCCGGCCTGGTTGCAAAAAAATGAAGCTGAGCAGCCCAAGGGATGAAATGACCGGTGGCAGAAGGCCTGATACAGAAAGTGATTCCAGCAGTGACAAACCAAACAGCCCgactgctgctgctgccgccCCCTCGACATCCTCTTCTCTGCCCAGCCCAAGCACCCCTGTCCAGTCTCCACATCCCAACTTCCCCCATATCTCCACTGTTAATGGAGTCTCTGCCAAAGTGGGCCACAATGGCCAAACTCCGTTCAGCAGCAAAGTCTGCAAAACCTCTCATAATGGTTCCAACTCTCTTGGATGA
- the pip4k2ab gene encoding phosphatidylinositol 5-phosphate 4-kinase type-2 alpha isoform X2 has product MLSLSGLKARVAVFFLLLDPSITVALTSFYKTSEINELSHIQIPVMLMPDDFKANSKIKVDNHLFNKENMPSHFKFKEYCPLVFRNLRERFSIDDQEYQNSLTRRAPIPSDAQGRSGARFHTSYNKRYVIKIITSEDVAEMHNILKKYHQYIVECHGNTLLPQFLGMYRLTVDGDETYMIVTRNVFSHRLPVYKKYDLKGSTVAREASDKEKPRPPEDAPSKSRMSQKLQTIRIATRFYCAIRHTKELPTYKDNDFINDGQKIYIDGENRKMFLEKLKNDVEFLAQLKLMDYSLLVGIHDVERGEQEQPEEESEDNDAGEEEGTESDGGATGSPPDSPSNTLDSNRPLGPGEFDPVIDVYAIKSHENAPKKEVYFMAVIDILTPYDAKKKAAHAAKTVKHGAGAEISTVNPEQYSKRFYDFITTILS; this is encoded by the exons ATGCTCAGTCTGAGCGGATTGAAGGCACGTGTGGCAGTTTTCTTTCTGCTTCTTGATCCCTCGATAACTGTAGCATTGACGTCATTCTACAAAACATCAGAG aTAAATGAACTCAGTCACATCCAAATTCCTGTTATGCTGATGCCTGATGACTTCAAAGCCAACTCGAAGATCAAGGTGGACAACCACCTCTTCAACAA AGAGAACATGCCAAGCCATTTCAAGTTTAAGGAGTACTGTCCCCTAGTCTTCCGCAATCTGAGGGAGCGGTTCTCCATTGATGATCAGGAATATCAG AACTCTCTGACACGCAGGGCCCCGATTCCCAGTGATGCTCAGGGCCGCAGTGGAGCTCGTTTCCACACTTCATACAACAAGAGGTACGTCATCAAGATCATCACCAGCGAGGACGTTGCCGAGATGCACAATATTCTGAAGAAGTACCACCAG TATATAGTCGAGTGCCATGGAAACACGCTGCTCCCTCAGTTTCTGGGCATGTATCGCCTCACAGTGGATGGAGATGAGACCTACATGATCGTCACTCGCAATGTTTTCAGCCACCGGCTGCCTGTTTACAAAAAATATGACCTGAAG GGATCTACAGTGGCAAGAGAGGCTAGTGACAAAGAAAAG CCACGCCCACCTGAGGATGCTCCGTCCAAATCACGCATGAGCCAAAAGCTTCAAACCATCCGGATTGCCACACGCTTTTACTGCGCCATAAGACAC ACCAAGGAGCTTCCAACTTACAAAGACAACGACTTCATCAATGACGGCCAGAAAATCTACATAGATGGGGAGAACAGGAAAATGTTCCTGGAGAAACTGAAGAATGACGTAGAG TTCCTGGCCCAGCTGAAGCTGATGGACTACAGTCTGCTGGTGGGGATCCATGATGTGGAGAGAGGGGAGCAGGAACAGCCtgaggaggagagtgaagacaaTGACGCTGGCGAGGAGGAGGGGACAGAGAGCGACGGAGGGGCCACTGGATCCCCACCAGACAGCCCCAGTAACACACTAGACAGCAATAGACCTCTGGGCCCGGGAGAGTTTGACCCCGTCATTGACGTGTATGCCATCAAGAGCCATGAAA ATGCTCCTAAAAAAGAAGTCTACTTCATGGCGGTGATTGACATCCTCACTCCATATGATGCCAAGAAGAAAGCAGCCCATGCAGCTAAGACAGTCAAACATGGG GCAGGGGCAGAGATCTCAACGGTCAACCCCGAGCAATATTCAAAGCGCTTTTATGATTTCATCACCACCATTCTGTCCTAA
- the pip4k2ab gene encoding phosphatidylinositol 5-phosphate 4-kinase type-2 alpha isoform X4: MLMPDDFKANSKIKVDNHLFNKENMPSHFKFKEYCPLVFRNLRERFSIDDQEYQNSLTRRAPIPSDAQGRSGARFHTSYNKRYVIKIITSEDVAEMHNILKKYHQYIVECHGNTLLPQFLGMYRLTVDGDETYMIVTRNVFSHRLPVYKKYDLKGSTVAREASDKEKPRPPEDAPSKSRMSQKLQTIRIATRFYCAIRHTKELPTYKDNDFINDGQKIYIDGENRKMFLEKLKNDVEFLAQLKLMDYSLLVGIHDVERGEQEQPEEESEDNDAGEEEGTESDGGATGSPPDSPSNTLDSNRPLGPGEFDPVIDVYAIKSHENAPKKEVYFMAVIDILTPYDAKKKAAHAAKTVKHGAGAEISTVNPEQYSKRFYDFITTILS, from the exons ATGCTGATGCCTGATGACTTCAAAGCCAACTCGAAGATCAAGGTGGACAACCACCTCTTCAACAA AGAGAACATGCCAAGCCATTTCAAGTTTAAGGAGTACTGTCCCCTAGTCTTCCGCAATCTGAGGGAGCGGTTCTCCATTGATGATCAGGAATATCAG AACTCTCTGACACGCAGGGCCCCGATTCCCAGTGATGCTCAGGGCCGCAGTGGAGCTCGTTTCCACACTTCATACAACAAGAGGTACGTCATCAAGATCATCACCAGCGAGGACGTTGCCGAGATGCACAATATTCTGAAGAAGTACCACCAG TATATAGTCGAGTGCCATGGAAACACGCTGCTCCCTCAGTTTCTGGGCATGTATCGCCTCACAGTGGATGGAGATGAGACCTACATGATCGTCACTCGCAATGTTTTCAGCCACCGGCTGCCTGTTTACAAAAAATATGACCTGAAG GGATCTACAGTGGCAAGAGAGGCTAGTGACAAAGAAAAG CCACGCCCACCTGAGGATGCTCCGTCCAAATCACGCATGAGCCAAAAGCTTCAAACCATCCGGATTGCCACACGCTTTTACTGCGCCATAAGACAC ACCAAGGAGCTTCCAACTTACAAAGACAACGACTTCATCAATGACGGCCAGAAAATCTACATAGATGGGGAGAACAGGAAAATGTTCCTGGAGAAACTGAAGAATGACGTAGAG TTCCTGGCCCAGCTGAAGCTGATGGACTACAGTCTGCTGGTGGGGATCCATGATGTGGAGAGAGGGGAGCAGGAACAGCCtgaggaggagagtgaagacaaTGACGCTGGCGAGGAGGAGGGGACAGAGAGCGACGGAGGGGCCACTGGATCCCCACCAGACAGCCCCAGTAACACACTAGACAGCAATAGACCTCTGGGCCCGGGAGAGTTTGACCCCGTCATTGACGTGTATGCCATCAAGAGCCATGAAA ATGCTCCTAAAAAAGAAGTCTACTTCATGGCGGTGATTGACATCCTCACTCCATATGATGCCAAGAAGAAAGCAGCCCATGCAGCTAAGACAGTCAAACATGGG GCAGGGGCAGAGATCTCAACGGTCAACCCCGAGCAATATTCAAAGCGCTTTTATGATTTCATCACCACCATTCTGTCCTAA
- the pip4k2ab gene encoding phosphatidylinositol 5-phosphate 4-kinase type-2 alpha isoform X1, whose product MASAASNLAASIASKTKTKKKHFVSQKVKLFRASDPLLSVLMWGVNHSINELSHIQIPVMLMPDDFKANSKIKVDNHLFNKENMPSHFKFKEYCPLVFRNLRERFSIDDQEYQNSLTRRAPIPSDAQGRSGARFHTSYNKRYVIKIITSEDVAEMHNILKKYHQYIVECHGNTLLPQFLGMYRLTVDGDETYMIVTRNVFSHRLPVYKKYDLKGSTVAREASDKEKPRPPEDAPSKSRMSQKLQTIRIATRFYCAIRHTKELPTYKDNDFINDGQKIYIDGENRKMFLEKLKNDVEFLAQLKLMDYSLLVGIHDVERGEQEQPEEESEDNDAGEEEGTESDGGATGSPPDSPSNTLDSNRPLGPGEFDPVIDVYAIKSHENAPKKEVYFMAVIDILTPYDAKKKAAHAAKTVKHGAGAEISTVNPEQYSKRFYDFITTILS is encoded by the exons ATGGCCTCTGCAGCCAGCAACCTTGCTGCATCCATCGccagcaaaacaaaaaccaaGAAGAAACATTTCGTGTCTCAGAAGGTGAAGCTGTTCCGGGCCAGCGACCCGCTGCTCAGCGTCTTGATGTGGGGAGTGAACCACTCG aTAAATGAACTCAGTCACATCCAAATTCCTGTTATGCTGATGCCTGATGACTTCAAAGCCAACTCGAAGATCAAGGTGGACAACCACCTCTTCAACAA AGAGAACATGCCAAGCCATTTCAAGTTTAAGGAGTACTGTCCCCTAGTCTTCCGCAATCTGAGGGAGCGGTTCTCCATTGATGATCAGGAATATCAG AACTCTCTGACACGCAGGGCCCCGATTCCCAGTGATGCTCAGGGCCGCAGTGGAGCTCGTTTCCACACTTCATACAACAAGAGGTACGTCATCAAGATCATCACCAGCGAGGACGTTGCCGAGATGCACAATATTCTGAAGAAGTACCACCAG TATATAGTCGAGTGCCATGGAAACACGCTGCTCCCTCAGTTTCTGGGCATGTATCGCCTCACAGTGGATGGAGATGAGACCTACATGATCGTCACTCGCAATGTTTTCAGCCACCGGCTGCCTGTTTACAAAAAATATGACCTGAAG GGATCTACAGTGGCAAGAGAGGCTAGTGACAAAGAAAAG CCACGCCCACCTGAGGATGCTCCGTCCAAATCACGCATGAGCCAAAAGCTTCAAACCATCCGGATTGCCACACGCTTTTACTGCGCCATAAGACAC ACCAAGGAGCTTCCAACTTACAAAGACAACGACTTCATCAATGACGGCCAGAAAATCTACATAGATGGGGAGAACAGGAAAATGTTCCTGGAGAAACTGAAGAATGACGTAGAG TTCCTGGCCCAGCTGAAGCTGATGGACTACAGTCTGCTGGTGGGGATCCATGATGTGGAGAGAGGGGAGCAGGAACAGCCtgaggaggagagtgaagacaaTGACGCTGGCGAGGAGGAGGGGACAGAGAGCGACGGAGGGGCCACTGGATCCCCACCAGACAGCCCCAGTAACACACTAGACAGCAATAGACCTCTGGGCCCGGGAGAGTTTGACCCCGTCATTGACGTGTATGCCATCAAGAGCCATGAAA ATGCTCCTAAAAAAGAAGTCTACTTCATGGCGGTGATTGACATCCTCACTCCATATGATGCCAAGAAGAAAGCAGCCCATGCAGCTAAGACAGTCAAACATGGG GCAGGGGCAGAGATCTCAACGGTCAACCCCGAGCAATATTCAAAGCGCTTTTATGATTTCATCACCACCATTCTGTCCTAA
- the pip4k2ab gene encoding phosphatidylinositol 5-phosphate 4-kinase type-2 alpha isoform X3, which yields MASAASNLAASIASKTKTKKKHFVSQKVKLFRASDPLLSVLMWGVNHSINELSHIQIPVMLMPDDFKANSKIKVDNHLFNKENMPSHFKFKEYCPLVFRNLRERFSIDDQEYQNSLTRRAPIPSDAQGRSGARFHTSYNKRYVIKIITSEDVAEMHNILKKYHQYIVECHGNTLLPQFLGMYRLTVDGDETYMIVTRNVFSHRLPVYKKYDLKGSTVAREASDKEKTKELPTYKDNDFINDGQKIYIDGENRKMFLEKLKNDVEFLAQLKLMDYSLLVGIHDVERGEQEQPEEESEDNDAGEEEGTESDGGATGSPPDSPSNTLDSNRPLGPGEFDPVIDVYAIKSHENAPKKEVYFMAVIDILTPYDAKKKAAHAAKTVKHGAGAEISTVNPEQYSKRFYDFITTILS from the exons ATGGCCTCTGCAGCCAGCAACCTTGCTGCATCCATCGccagcaaaacaaaaaccaaGAAGAAACATTTCGTGTCTCAGAAGGTGAAGCTGTTCCGGGCCAGCGACCCGCTGCTCAGCGTCTTGATGTGGGGAGTGAACCACTCG aTAAATGAACTCAGTCACATCCAAATTCCTGTTATGCTGATGCCTGATGACTTCAAAGCCAACTCGAAGATCAAGGTGGACAACCACCTCTTCAACAA AGAGAACATGCCAAGCCATTTCAAGTTTAAGGAGTACTGTCCCCTAGTCTTCCGCAATCTGAGGGAGCGGTTCTCCATTGATGATCAGGAATATCAG AACTCTCTGACACGCAGGGCCCCGATTCCCAGTGATGCTCAGGGCCGCAGTGGAGCTCGTTTCCACACTTCATACAACAAGAGGTACGTCATCAAGATCATCACCAGCGAGGACGTTGCCGAGATGCACAATATTCTGAAGAAGTACCACCAG TATATAGTCGAGTGCCATGGAAACACGCTGCTCCCTCAGTTTCTGGGCATGTATCGCCTCACAGTGGATGGAGATGAGACCTACATGATCGTCACTCGCAATGTTTTCAGCCACCGGCTGCCTGTTTACAAAAAATATGACCTGAAG GGATCTACAGTGGCAAGAGAGGCTAGTGACAAAGAAAAG ACCAAGGAGCTTCCAACTTACAAAGACAACGACTTCATCAATGACGGCCAGAAAATCTACATAGATGGGGAGAACAGGAAAATGTTCCTGGAGAAACTGAAGAATGACGTAGAG TTCCTGGCCCAGCTGAAGCTGATGGACTACAGTCTGCTGGTGGGGATCCATGATGTGGAGAGAGGGGAGCAGGAACAGCCtgaggaggagagtgaagacaaTGACGCTGGCGAGGAGGAGGGGACAGAGAGCGACGGAGGGGCCACTGGATCCCCACCAGACAGCCCCAGTAACACACTAGACAGCAATAGACCTCTGGGCCCGGGAGAGTTTGACCCCGTCATTGACGTGTATGCCATCAAGAGCCATGAAA ATGCTCCTAAAAAAGAAGTCTACTTCATGGCGGTGATTGACATCCTCACTCCATATGATGCCAAGAAGAAAGCAGCCCATGCAGCTAAGACAGTCAAACATGGG GCAGGGGCAGAGATCTCAACGGTCAACCCCGAGCAATATTCAAAGCGCTTTTATGATTTCATCACCACCATTCTGTCCTAA
- the nebl gene encoding nebulette, whose product MNPHCARCGKIVYATEKVNCLDKYWHKGCFHCEVCKMTLNMNNYKGYEKKPYCNAHYPKQTFTIVTDTPENLRLRQQSELQSQVKYRKDFEQSKGRGLKFVLDTPELQRLRKAQDQISNAKYHKDFEVSGLHGVTQGMRGTYLVRPQVAPNHETVGNSTHKGVHQCIMELDRRPGVIVAPVLPGAYYPSGHSHGHSYMHQTSMHSLRSMQLRSQHTSTGSASMTVYRALYDYMAQDYDEVSFRDGDIIQNVQSIDEGWMYGTVQRTGRSGMLPANYVEGIR is encoded by the exons ATGAACCCTCATTGCGCGCGCTGTGGGAAAATTGTCTACGCAACTGAGAAAGTGAACTGCCTGGACAAG TATTGGCACAAAGGATGCTTCCATTGTGAAGTGTGTAAAATGACTCTCAACATGAACAACTACAAGGGATATGAGAAGAAGCcttactgcaacgc GCACTACCCAAAACAGACCTTTACAATTGTGACAGACACCCCTGAGAACCTACGGCTGAGACAGCAAAGTGAGCTCCAAAGTCAG GTCAAGTACAGGAAGGATTTTGAACAGAGCAAAGGTCGGGGCCTTAAATTTGTCTTGGATACTCCAGAGCTGCAGAGACTGAGGAAGGCCCAGGATCAGATCAGTAAT GCAAAGTATCACAAGGATTTTGAGGTGTCAGGTTTGCATGGGGTCACTCAGGGAATGCGTGGAACATACCTGGTACGGCCCCAGGTGGCGCCTAACCACGAAACGGTGGGGAACAGCACGCACAAGGGTGTCCATCAGTGCATCATGGAGTTGGATCGAAGACCTGGCGTCATTGTGG cacctGTTCTTCCTGGTGCCTACTATCCCAGTGGCCACAGCCATGGGCACAGCTACATGCATCAGACCAGCATGCATTCACTGAGGTCAATGCAGCTGAGGTCACAACACACGAGTACGGGGAGTGCGAGCATG ACTGTGTACAGGGCCCTGTATGACTACATGGCGCAGGATTACGATGAGGTGTCGTTCCGGGATGGTGACATCATTCAGAACGTGCAGTCGATCGACGAAGGTTGGATGTATGGAACGGTACAGCGGACGGGGAGATCAGGTATGCTGCCTGCCAACTACGTAGAAGGCATTCGCTAG